The DNA window catgaactaacgatgaacAAACGATATAGACATGCCATTTGCGGGCAAAGGATTTGGGGTCGTCAATTTCACGGGCATGCGTGTCTTTTTCATTCTGATCAAAAAGATCAGAAAGTAAGATCGCTGTATCATTTGATGGACAGCATGGTGATACTAAAAGCAATCTATTTGTGTCATCTATTGCCTGTTGTATGTACTTTATTCATTGATGTTTTCAATGCTAAcacagcggcttacgtgagcgaataactcgcgaccGCGAAGCGGCGctgcgcgggtgaattcaattcTTTGATACCTTTGGAAAGTCCTACGTGGgtgatctcgttgtgaacgcgaatgctgttgggccgccgcgccgcgccgcgtcgcattgcCACGAGATCACCCACGTAGGATTGATGTCacctgcgccgcgccgcgccgcgggcTCGCCGCGTCgtattcgcgagttattcgctatCGCAgtagtatgttcaccgattactccgacaaccgtggtccgatttgagcaattgttttttgtttgaaagagTTACATCTAAGGTGGTTCCATAAATTTTTGGttactgatctgatgatggaattcACGAGGAATTGAAGAAACTCCTCAATTATTAAAGGCAGATGTGGTGATACGACTGTATTCTTAAGGAACTCAAGCATTTTCTCtcgaaaactaccaatttgattTAGTGCAAgttagccttaccacgagtttgactctaTATATTAGCAGACctgttcgtaacttactttctatatatctcgctcgcactaataggatgccagtacgagcgagatgcatagaaagtaagttacactagcgaatatgtcagtatcaaactcgtggtaaggctaatacttactgattatgaagaccaTGGGTGATATGTGAAACTTCCCTCTTATAATtgggtgtattatgatttttgttGTAAGTAGTGTTGGAAATAAGATGTGAGGGGTAGGTGTGAGAGGTTTGTGAGGTAGACGGTGGTGGTGAAGGTAGACGGGGGTCTGAGGTTGGGGGTTGAGTCAGGGTTTGAGAGGTTAGGGGGTTGAGAGGGCGGTGAGTTGAGGGATCGGGGACTGAGGGGTTGGGAGTTGTGGAATCGGGGGGTAGGAGGTGAGTGGTCAGGGGTTGAAAGTTGAGGAATTGATGGGGGTCAGGATTAGGAGTTAACTGGTCTGGGGTAGAGGGGTCGGGGAACGGCGGTTGAAGGTTTGGTGGTTAAGGGTCAAGGGTTTCAATGATCAGGGGTTGAGTGATCGGAGGGTTGAGGGATTGGCTCAGTGGTGGGGCGGAGGATAGATTTAGAGTAGTGGCAGGAATGATTTCCCAGATGGAGTCAAGAAAAAACTTGATTATTTATCAAAGTCACGTGTCAATCATAAGCTCTTACTTAATGCtgccttaaaactaaaaatggtaAAGTAaacactttttataaaaaagtaaaccgacttcaaaaaggataaaataaaatattatctaaatatttatgtatatgcgttaccaactgataggtttgaagtcggtgccaagccacatattaacaataccggtcaaaaataatcacctttatgtctataaatcacattacaattatagtaataggtattataattgTGGAATAAGTTCTGTCTGTCTCTGTGTTACCTTTTCACGACTAAACATCTGAATCACTTTAGGTAAATTTTGGCTTAAAGGTAAAAAGTTTTAGCCCTGAAGACGGTCCTTgaattgatttatattttaaagtgaAGTTCTCTAGATAAGGGACTGTAAATAATTCAGTCTCAATTCCACACTTTCATGCTATGGACAGTtcaaaaattagtaaaaaatgctctttaaaaattacgacggcaaataaacggattagatttatactaatataccgacaaacatGGCATGGACTGCGCTAAGAAGGTTCAACCGTGTGTTACCTACCTACTGAAACTATGTCCATTGCGGTCGTGTAAGGCAATGCAACGTATTGTACATGCTTATATAGCCGCACCGCCCGCACCCTTATCGAATCGCACCAATATCATGGTATGCTTCAAAATCTGGCTTGGcgccgacttcaaacatatcagttggtaacgcatacgctcaaaaaaggataatatttgattttatcctttttgaagtcgatttactttttttgtaaaaagttttttataattgttgatgtgcatTTTTGTTCTAATTGAAGAGTAGGTATACGAACCAAGCCATACCAGTAATTGTTCTAAAATCAATCGACgtgttatttttatatctacatcTGTTGAATGATGTATCTGTAAAACACGCATAAGTCGGGCAAATATCATTAAGATTTAAAGTAGACAGTCgggtcaatgtacaaaattcttcgtgcttaatATTGGATCCGATCCGCATGTCACTcaacgtgcgagcgggatgttgCTATAATACGCACATGCATATAGCGTAGTCTCGCTCAAATATCGGAGCGACGTGAATAGGTACCAGTGTGCTAACGCCTTAACATAATTTTTGGAACGTCCCAGTTTTGGCTGAATGAATGTCCGAGAGGACAAGGCGCAAAAAAAACCGAACGTCAAGCATCAGATTGAGACTGTCACTGTCAGTGTCATGATCATGACATgaccaataaataaaaataaatttgtttcaGTTTCAATTCAATACTTTCAATCACATTGATGTTACTAACAGAACTAGTAGTTTTCTTGgttttatacatatacaacaGTATTTTTGCGTcatatttaactaatttttattacaattccTTACTGagaatacataaataaagtGAAGGCTAGAAAACATGGATAATAATATAACCCATAGAAGAATTAGACGACGAGGTGAATTGCCTATGCAAGACCCAAGGGTTTCCTCCACGTCCAATGGGGTGAATGGGGATCGTCCTTCTGTCCTACGAGCAGGGATACCCAATACCTATGTCTACCACCAACCCGTTCCGAGTACCTAATCCTTTTTTGATTTCCATTCtgtttcctttaaaaaaataatttacgtaTGGACCTTGTAATTCAGGCCAATGTCAAATTTCACATCTTTTGCAGATTCCGTTCCTGGCACTCACACTCCTGGTACAAGTGATATATCTACATCTAAAGCTTTAATTTTAGTCTTGATAATTTTTACCTCTTCACTGTTGGCTTTGGGACTTCTATATAGACAATTTCCGGATTTGGAAGAGTGAGTTTACATTAGAATTACAACTGCATTGAAGTTACCAACTAAGAAACATAATTTCTTTAATTACAGTTTGAATATAATAATGTGCAATATTTTAAATCCTaccattttttgtaaattattacaattacagctgtatttttttgtttaaattacagGCAAGAGAGACAGCATCTAAAATTGCCATGGGACCTTGATGATGCCAAGCAACTTGGTTTGGTGTTGGATCGCTACAAGGACAAGTACTTCTATGAAGTTATGAGTggggtttttataatttacatattgTATCCTTTAAACTATTTATATTCACCTTAGAcataattgaatattattacCAAATCTAgttgtcatttttattatttagcttgatttaaacttattttccttgtttcactttttttaattatagaaGAATGTGTTATGAATATTTGTACTTACCTTTTGTTGTTGTACATGCCTTAGTGGTTTGCCTAACTTTACCATACTTGTCTCATATCAGTGATGATCGTTATCAATGTGTAGTTTTCATAGCAAAGTATGCttggcaaaaaaatatacacaagtatttttaatatcatcATAATACACATTTATCCAAATTTtgctaaataaaaaactaaagtttaTCCAATCAATTTTGGTGTTACTTgttgattagaaaaaaaaagtaattaaattacctCTCCACTCTGACAGAAGTTATGGGAAGGTAATTTAGGTATTTCAAATGTTGCACACAATTACATCTTTTGACATGATATGAATGCATGACAATGACATGtcatacataggtattttttttttatataaaagttcGAAGACAGTTTACTAATGTGAATAATTATATCCTGTAGTAAATGTGttattataatgaataaactatattgattatttatatgtatagattTTTCTGCCATCTATATGCTTTGCTATGAAAACTGCGTGTTGATAACAACCACTACATATCAGATTTCCATTTTTATTAGTGATTGGCATTGACATATTGGGCccatccttagagatgtatttATGCCAATGGTGATTGGCAATTTGGTTGCGACTTGGGGTGAATGTCATCATCTCATGACTGCTTATTGATATCCTGGCCTATTATATAATCAATCAATAGAATCCTTAATAACAGATTACAGCTTGCAAACTTTTGCAATACCTGGGTCCATATTCCTCAGTATTCTGTCTGGGTTCTTGTTCCCGTTTTACCTAGCTCTAGTCATGGTGTGTTGCTGCTCTGCAATCGGAGCCAGCCTCTGCTTCTTCCTGTCCAATCTCCTTGGGAAAAAACTGGTGAAGAAGTTCTTTCCAGAGAGAGCTGCGCAATGGTCAAAAGCTGTTGAAAAGCACAAAAACAATCTGCTGAACTACATAATATTTTTGAGAGTGACACCCTTCTTACCCAACTGGTTCATTAACATGACAGCACCCGTTATAGGTGTGCCTCTAGTGCCATTTGCTGTAGGAACTTTTATTGGTGAGTTTAATTCTATACAAGCACAAGAAATGCCAAAGATTTTTTCACAAAACATTGTGAGCTATGTCATGTGTCAAGAAAAATGTGTATCTCAAACCTGTATCTTTTGGATCATTATTCAATTTTTAATGggacaatctaataatacgaagttgttAGATGATtgagtcctacgtaaagagcaTAAATAATTCGAAATAATGAGGTTTTTTAAAAATCCCGGTTCCAAGCCCTGGCATACGGAGTATGGGCAAAGAGaatatttactgccatctttcgacacatgattaaaacttttagaaagccttacttactttacttttaaaacttttagactTTGATCTCTATTTCTTCACtggtatgtgttaaatttgtttaatatcaaaaaatggcgcctctatttcaaatttaacacatatcagtgaagaataaggatcaaagtcaaatggcattctaaaataattaatcatgtgtcgaaagatggcagtaaatttactgtagctacaaaattttctttgacaatccacctctttttcaattacttattttttttgtttgggggatatattgatataaaataGTAGGAAAGAAACTAACTTAaaagtctgtctgtctgctaaCTTTCACAGCTAAACTACTGAATCCATTTTGATGAAACATATGTATAAAGCTTAAGCCCTGGGGATGAAGATTGGCTACTGTTATGAGTATTATGTCACAGCTTGGCCTATGTAAGATTTGGCTCAGTCCTTCAACTAAGCTGCACAATTAAGTTTCTATATTAATATATCAGGAATAAATCAGGCCCCATACAGACAGTGCCATTATTAAGTATCTTTTTGTTCTTTCAGGTGTTGCCCCTCCGTCTTTCGTAGCAATTCAAGCTGGGCAGACTCTCCATACCCTTACATCCACAAGTGATGCCTGGTCTTGGACCTCCATCACTGTCCTCAGTGTATTTGCTCTAGTCTCACTTATACCAGTTCTACTCAAGAATCGTCTAAGAGAAAAGTTTGAATAAACTTTATGGAATTGTGCTTATAAGATAAACAGGATGATTTGTTGTTTGTGTGATTTCAGTGGAACTTAGTGACATACcattagtaattatttttaatagtacaGTTTAGCAATTGTTTTTTGCACTTTCCTGGTTGAATGTTACTTtctaaaagttaatatttttaaataatttatttaggatggctggtttaatttataaatgttaataaattgACTTTCTTAtttgattcatttatttaacagTACGATCCCACATGGGCTATCAGAGTGCTGTTTGATGTTGACGGCTGCACCACTGGTCGCCAATACCACCAATTGTACCacactgtaataaaaaaaacttttgtaacATAagtattaacccttttccaggcgtagtacgatttatcgaccatatacgcgccattagaatttcaactttagcattccgatttaaggttcaaattagattacactttcaggaaatgttacttgtcttcaaatatatttggattttttgggaaaaccttgtagattggtgcggcctggaaaagggttaaaaataaataaatatattaaaattaaagtagcAATTGTATTTTGTCtgtactaaaaataatgtacagaTATTGCATATTTCAGagtgaatttaaataataaataggtagggaGTTCCCATATTGATAAACTCGCTTTCGTCTTTCCCATACAGGCAGGTACTAATGATCAAGCTGGGAGCTTTCTATATAATCAactcttgcaagttaaatttgatccacttcccggtttccgaatgagctgaaattttgcatgcatatgtaagtcgggtgacaatgcaatattatggtaccatagaGATGATcggatgatggagacaggacgtggccataggaactctgtgataaaacaatgcaacctaattgtgttttgggtttttagaattagcttgatgagtattagtcgcctgtataaaaaaatacagtcagtgataaaagcttgtaacaaaaatgaaatttttgccaaaaacttattttaaatgttaatctCAAATTTAAAGGTAAGCAGAAGGCAATTACTCCTTTGAGCTTTTGTAAAATTAGCATCATATAGATAGTGACAGCCTAAGTGGCCAAATATACATACacaacacacacatacataatgCAACTTTGTTTCCACAGGAATATGGATGTGTTGTGACTTGTGACATATTTGGCTACTTTTTCTGTCACCAATATTTTATGACAGTCAAACTATACTTTGATTTTCATTATTTCTGTGGTTtgctattactatttttttttatatttcaggaGGGAAATGGGTTTAAAATGTGTCATTACTCTTACACAAATATGTTTCTTTCAACTCTACTCTCAGTGATCGGCACTGATGTTTGCACTCCTCTGCTGGTTTCAAACTGACTGTCCTGCTGCCACTTAGCACTAAGAGGAATGAGAAACTGCACTCTGTGTCAGGCACTGTGAACTGTCCTTGACTATTGTCTATGATCAGAAATCTCTCAGTGCTTTGTCCAAACTTAGGGACTACTTTGGGCCTAGGAATAATTTGACGGAGTAATCTAGCAATACTCATTGTATTCAGTTTCCTGAAACATCAATATTAACAAAGCATTACACAAAGTTTGAAAGTAATTCACCAAAAATACAATAGACACACTTCACAATTAATAACTTACCAAACAAAGAGATTTTTATCCCCCAGTACTTGTGGTTCATGAAATACCTCATTcagttttgaatatttattattgactaatattttTGGTGCTTCCTTGTTAAATACTTCCTCATTCCTATTGTATAACTCTATGAGTTCCTCTAATCTTACAAGTTGCTGGTCAGTCTAAAATACAGGTACAATTTCAATCCATGTTTGATAAGGGTACTAATAATTAGTAAGGCCTGTGTATATACCTCATAAATAAATGGAGCAGTATGCTGTTGATTGGTGACTAATTTAGGATCATATATTTCTCTGATATTTGAAACACTGCTGCACGGCCAGCAGTCCATATCCACAACCATGAAGAATGGGTTTTGTATCAAACATGTCTCATGGTATAAATCtacaaaaagtaaatattttacatttgttACATGTAAATAAGGATAGGTTTCTAATATGTATAAGCTTTACCAGTAAGTCCAGGGAATAAGGATATGAATGGAATCGATATCCGCCTCAAAAGCCTCAAGCCAGGGTAGATATATTCTTGCAGATTACAAACAACTGAGctgtaaatatacttaaaattgAAGACTACACAAATTGTTAAAAACAAGCCAATGAGTACTATTCGACACTTTGTCCTGTGACGTCGAGGCGTAACCGAAGTTCTAGGACTTCGGTTTTCTAGAGAGTCGAGAGATTCAAAATATAATCGCCGGAACTCATCTTCGCTCATGCCAGCGTCCATACACTGCTTTTTAAGTCTTATAACTGAGCTAGAATACTCTTGTAATTCATGATTGACCATAATTTATTTGATCGTATAAATACTGTTTACTGCGAATATGTAAACGTAGTGTTTAGTCACGTAATCCActtttactttatattataagtattataacagCGGTAGGGTAAGGTAATCTCAATCAAAACATTAAATGTTATGTCAGCGTGACagatgacttttttttttaaatttattacgaGCATTGTCAACTAGGCCATCAGGCTcgaacataaaatatataaaagtactctgtgcataaaatacaaaagtaagTACATTGCTTACGGTCTGT is part of the Cydia pomonella isolate Wapato2018A unplaced genomic scaffold, ilCydPomo1 PGA_scaffold_167, whole genome shotgun sequence genome and encodes:
- the LOC133533466 gene encoding transmembrane protein 41 homolog, which codes for MDNNITHRRIRRRDSVPGTHTPGTSDISTSKALILVLIIFTSSLLALGLLYRQFPDLEEQERQHLKLPWDLDDAKQLGLVLDRYKDKYFYEVMSGVFIIYIFLQTFAIPGSIFLSILSGFLFPFYLALVMVCCCSAIGASLCFFLSNLLGKKLVKKFFPERAAQWSKAVEKHKNNLLNYIIFLRVTPFLPNWFINMTAPVIGVPLVPFAVGTFIGVAPPSFVAIQAGQTLHTLTSTSDAWSWTSITVLSVFALVSLIPVLLKNRLREKFE
- the LOC133533465 gene encoding uncharacterized protein LOC133533465; amino-acid sequence: MVNHELQEYSSSVIRLKKQCMDAGMSEDEFRRLYFESLDSLENRSPRTSVTPRRHRTKCRIVLIGLFLTICVVFNFKYIYSSVVCNLQEYIYPGLRLLRRISIPFISLFPGLTDLYHETCLIQNPFFMVVDMDCWPCSSVSNIREIYDPKLVTNQQHTAPFIYETDQQLVRLEELIELYNRNEEVFNKEAPKILVNNKYSKLNEVFHEPQVLGDKNLFVWKLNTMSIARLLRQIIPRPKVVPKFGQSTERFLIIDNSQGQFTVPDTECSFSFLLVLSGSRTVSLKPAEECKHQCRSLRVELKETYLLWYNWWYWRPVVQPSTSNSTLIAHVGSYC